A window from Natronorubrum aibiense encodes these proteins:
- a CDS encoding ABC transporter ATP-binding protein yields the protein MSQYDVQLENVTKRFDDVTAVDDVSLSIERGEFLTLLGPSGCGKTTTLRCIAGFETPTEGDVYVRDDRVNRVPPFERDTSMVFQSYALFPHMTVGENVAFGLKMQGISSPRATDGGTVSRASGIRASLDNLIGRHGNEEINARVTEALELVELPGFEDRMISELSGGQQQRVALARALITEPAVLLLDEPLGALDLKLRKNMQVELKNLQEELGITFVYVTHDQEEALTMSDQIAVMNGGDIEQLGTATEIYEQPETEFVADFIGETNLVRGTYRETDTGAVIETDGLSFAVSRDNDVTSSSASFAIRPEKIRLGDDARGQDNEFRGEVVEEIYKGNLGKFVVRLENGQQLTVDMQIRDQGAYRSTGESIQVGWSRENAVVLTS from the coding sequence ATGAGCCAGTACGACGTCCAACTTGAGAACGTCACGAAACGCTTCGATGACGTGACTGCAGTTGATGATGTTTCGCTTTCAATCGAACGTGGCGAATTCCTCACGCTACTCGGTCCGAGCGGCTGCGGCAAGACGACGACGTTACGGTGTATCGCGGGATTTGAGACACCCACGGAGGGAGACGTCTACGTCAGAGACGATCGCGTCAATCGTGTTCCGCCGTTTGAACGCGATACCAGCATGGTGTTTCAATCGTATGCACTCTTTCCCCACATGACCGTCGGTGAGAACGTTGCCTTCGGACTCAAAATGCAGGGTATCTCCTCCCCTCGCGCTACCGACGGCGGTACCGTCTCTCGAGCAAGCGGTATACGTGCGTCGCTTGACAACCTGATTGGACGCCACGGGAACGAGGAAATCAACGCTCGCGTCACCGAGGCACTGGAACTCGTCGAATTACCGGGGTTCGAGGATCGTATGATCAGTGAACTTTCGGGGGGACAGCAACAGCGTGTTGCGCTCGCTCGAGCGCTCATCACTGAACCTGCAGTGTTATTACTCGACGAGCCACTCGGCGCACTCGACCTTAAACTCCGAAAGAACATGCAGGTTGAACTGAAAAATCTGCAAGAAGAACTTGGGATCACGTTCGTTTACGTCACCCATGATCAGGAGGAAGCGCTGACAATGAGCGACCAGATCGCGGTTATGAATGGAGGAGATATCGAACAACTCGGGACAGCGACCGAAATATACGAACAGCCTGAAACGGAGTTTGTTGCGGACTTCATTGGCGAAACGAATCTCGTCCGCGGTACGTATCGTGAGACCGACACTGGTGCGGTAATTGAGACAGACGGTCTTTCGTTCGCCGTCTCTCGCGATAACGACGTCACATCCAGTTCCGCGTCATTCGCGATCAGGCCAGAAAAAATTCGACTCGGTGACGACGCCCGCGGGCAGGACAACGAGTTCCGCGGCGAGGTCGTCGAAGAGATATACAAAGGGAATCTCGGGAAGTTTGTCGTCCGCCTTGAAAACGGACAACAACTAACGGTTGACATGCAGATCCGAGATCAGGGAGCATACAGATCGACCGGAGAGTCGATCCAGGTCGGCTGGTCCCGCGAGAACGCAGTCGTCTTGACTTCGTAG
- a CDS encoding aspartate aminotransferase family protein, which yields MEIWDDLESTYINRTATSKERYDEIQSHVPAGVASTYRAWDPHPFVVDRAEGVHLHDVDDNSYLDFDMNNGAGMVGHTHPAVTEAIKSQLDNGTLFTHPHNLLAEAAKELKKRWDPVDLVRFTNSGTESTMHAIRTARAYTGKDKLLKIEGSYHGVHDAVLISKSTPKGKLGHPERPAKVIESDGVPEAIADTVEIAPWNDLDAIEEIMRNHVNEIGALIVEPIVMNVGVTQPYKEFLQGLRELCDEYGIVYIFDEVKTGVKVAPGGATEYYDVEPDLVAMAKSIGGNYPVGAFGGREEVMRTIENGAAHFGTYNGNPLVLRAVTTVLRDVLTDDAYQHVNDLGEKLAAGYEEIMTDAGITGHVKNVNSQGIVHFTDERVNNYREYLEHIDEEFHENYWFAMLNQGVLPHPHHASQQWTISVQHEEEHIDEHLEAFKNIAPRLAEQQ from the coding sequence ATGGAGATTTGGGACGACCTCGAATCTACGTATATCAATCGAACAGCGACAAGTAAAGAACGGTACGACGAAATTCAGTCACACGTCCCAGCAGGCGTGGCGAGTACGTATCGAGCGTGGGATCCTCACCCATTTGTGGTCGATCGAGCGGAGGGTGTTCATTTGCATGACGTCGATGATAACAGCTACCTTGACTTCGATATGAACAATGGAGCTGGGATGGTTGGTCACACTCATCCCGCCGTCACTGAAGCAATTAAATCCCAACTCGATAACGGGACTCTGTTCACACACCCGCATAATCTCCTTGCTGAGGCCGCGAAAGAACTCAAAAAGCGATGGGACCCGGTTGACCTTGTTCGGTTCACGAACAGCGGTACAGAGAGTACGATGCATGCGATCCGTACCGCGCGAGCGTATACGGGCAAGGATAAACTCCTGAAAATTGAAGGATCATACCATGGTGTCCACGATGCTGTGCTGATTAGCAAATCCACACCGAAGGGAAAACTTGGTCATCCTGAGCGCCCGGCTAAAGTTATCGAAAGTGATGGCGTTCCGGAGGCAATCGCTGATACGGTTGAAATTGCACCATGGAATGATCTCGACGCTATCGAGGAAATTATGCGGAATCACGTCAATGAGATCGGCGCACTCATTGTTGAACCGATCGTTATGAACGTCGGTGTCACGCAGCCATACAAGGAGTTTCTTCAGGGTCTCCGCGAACTCTGTGACGAGTATGGTATCGTCTACATCTTTGACGAAGTAAAGACGGGTGTTAAGGTTGCACCGGGCGGTGCCACGGAGTACTACGACGTTGAACCCGACCTCGTTGCGATGGCCAAGAGCATTGGCGGTAACTATCCAGTTGGCGCTTTTGGTGGCCGTGAAGAGGTCATGCGGACGATTGAAAACGGAGCCGCTCACTTCGGAACGTACAATGGAAACCCATTGGTTCTGCGAGCGGTTACGACTGTTCTCCGAGATGTTCTCACGGACGACGCTTACCAGCACGTCAACGATCTTGGCGAGAAACTCGCTGCTGGCTACGAGGAGATTATGACAGACGCTGGAATCACTGGCCATGTCAAGAACGTCAATTCACAGGGGATTGTCCATTTCACTGACGAGCGGGTCAATAACTATCGAGAGTATCTCGAGCACATCGACGAGGAATTCCACGAGAACTATTGGTTTGCGATGCTCAACCAGGGTGTTCTCCCACATCCGCACCACGCCTCACAACAATGGACAATCAGTGTTCAGCACGAGGAAGAACATATCGACGAGCATCTTGAAGCGTTCAAGAATATCGCTCCTCGACTTGCCGAACAGCAGTAA
- a CDS encoding IclR family transcriptional regulator — protein MAKQTAKTTERSFSIINTIQDLDGATVNELVSELEMAKSTIHIHLRTLIENGYIVKEGEMYHIGLRFLNHGLYARTRKNAYTLAKNTVDQLAKQTSEEVEFVVRNNNRGILVHESFHPSSQYPSKESRISNSDTPAGSYYHLHTVATGKAILAELPNNHVEEIINEWKLPEQTGQTITSKAALLDELEKIRNQGVAFTSEEYVNGLCEVGRRIKNPDGSVLGAIAIVGPKYRFSGDRFTDKLPELLIESVDELEKEIEDSYMNDYL, from the coding sequence ATGGCAAAACAAACAGCAAAGACGACGGAACGATCTTTTTCAATTATAAATACGATTCAAGATCTCGATGGGGCAACGGTAAACGAGCTAGTTTCAGAGTTAGAGATGGCCAAAAGTACAATCCACATCCACCTTCGAACACTCATTGAAAACGGATATATTGTAAAAGAAGGTGAAATGTATCATATTGGACTGCGGTTTCTCAACCATGGCTTGTATGCGAGAACCCGGAAAAATGCATATACACTTGCTAAAAATACTGTTGATCAACTTGCTAAGCAAACGAGTGAAGAAGTTGAGTTCGTTGTTAGAAATAATAACCGTGGTATTCTTGTACACGAATCGTTTCATCCGAGTAGTCAATACCCATCTAAAGAAAGTCGCATTTCTAACTCAGATACTCCTGCCGGAAGTTACTATCATCTACACACCGTTGCGACCGGAAAAGCGATTCTTGCTGAGCTCCCTAATAATCATGTTGAAGAGATAATCAACGAATGGAAACTCCCTGAACAGACGGGACAGACGATTACCAGCAAGGCAGCCCTTTTAGATGAGTTAGAAAAAATCCGCAATCAGGGTGTCGCTTTTACTAGTGAAGAATATGTTAATGGATTATGTGAAGTAGGACGACGAATAAAAAATCCTGATGGGAGCGTCTTGGGTGCCATCGCTATTGTGGGTCCGAAATATCGATTCTCTGGTGATCGGTTTACCGATAAACTACCAGAACTCCTTATAGAATCTGTGGATGAGTTAGAAAAAGAGATTGAGGATTCGTATATGAACGACTATTTATAA
- a CDS encoding ABC transporter permease: protein MEAQSSVESQEPTMLRRAIRTIRRHRLTGLLVNITPSAFWLTVFFLIPLGVMFYYSFGERGAFGEVLLGAENLGLQQYRLFFAPSDVSIPQAIWWTVAWIVESLLPFEFSLAAGEPTPYVQLTLKSIAYGLVTTATALVVGYPTAYYIGHIAPEEYRNLLLVLIILPFWASYLVRVYAIQLLLSSNSLVTTALGILPFYEAGTSLMNTQFAVFTGLLYIWIPFMILPVYASIEQLDFTLHEAAMDLGADRFEAFRRVIFPLSMPGVVAGSILVFIPSTGAYVIPELLGGTNSQMIGNFIANQFGASGNWPLGAAASFVLMGVMLLSIWIYQRYGEGDLV, encoded by the coding sequence ATGGAAGCACAATCCAGTGTCGAAAGTCAAGAACCGACAATGCTCCGGCGGGCAATTCGGACGATTCGCCGTCACCGGTTGACGGGATTACTCGTAAATATCACACCGAGTGCGTTCTGGTTGACGGTGTTCTTCCTCATTCCACTCGGCGTGATGTTCTACTACAGCTTCGGCGAACGCGGGGCGTTTGGAGAGGTACTGCTCGGCGCAGAAAACCTTGGACTGCAGCAATACAGACTCTTTTTTGCACCGTCTGATGTGTCGATCCCTCAGGCGATTTGGTGGACGGTGGCGTGGATCGTCGAGAGTCTGCTTCCGTTCGAATTTAGCCTTGCCGCTGGCGAACCGACACCGTACGTCCAACTGACGCTCAAAAGCATTGCGTACGGATTGGTGACAACGGCGACAGCGCTCGTTGTCGGCTATCCGACGGCCTATTACATCGGCCACATCGCCCCGGAGGAGTATCGAAACCTGTTGCTCGTACTTATCATCCTGCCGTTCTGGGCGTCGTACTTGGTCAGAGTGTACGCGATCCAACTCTTGCTCTCCTCGAACAGTCTCGTGACGACCGCTCTCGGAATCCTTCCATTTTATGAGGCGGGTACCTCACTAATGAATACGCAGTTCGCGGTATTCACGGGGCTGCTTTACATCTGGATTCCGTTCATGATCTTGCCGGTCTATGCGAGCATCGAACAACTCGATTTCACCTTGCACGAAGCCGCGATGGACCTCGGTGCCGATCGTTTCGAGGCATTCCGTCGCGTGATCTTTCCGCTCTCGATGCCCGGCGTCGTTGCGGGGAGTATCCTTGTATTTATCCCAAGTACTGGTGCGTACGTCATTCCGGAGTTGCTCGGCGGCACCAACAGTCAGATGATCGGCAACTTCATTGCTAACCAGTTCGGAGCCTCCGGAAACTGGCCGCTCGGTGCCGCTGCCTCGTTCGTTCTGATGGGCGTCATGCTCTTGTCTATCTGGATCTACCAGCGGTACGGTGAGGGTGATCTGGTATGA
- a CDS encoding phosphohexomutase domain-containing protein — protein sequence MSRIAFGTGGWRATRERFTDENVRMVGQGVATYLTETQGVEPSEKPVAVGYDARETSADAAASLADVLSSNGFDVLLTNRDLPTPVIAYSVVNRDLAGALIVTASHNPPEYNGVKFVPGDAKSAVPSITDAIEAHIAPPKVFPEEKHGTVSRFNPVDSHRTHALELTDRYFDTDLSNLTVVYDAIHGSGRGITDELLESAGATVIRHRCDRDPTFGGNAPEPNPETLAELPGIVDAHDADLGIANDGDADRITVCTPDRGVLSGHLLFATIYEALLGDASVTGSAIRTVSTTFLIDRIADMHGTEVHEVPVGFKWIADGMATYNGLFGGEESGGFTIDGHIGTKDGVLVALLAAAVASSEPIDSRLDRLFETYGEIHADKVSVDCPDEQKDAVISSLEAELPDIVAGQSVVDTVSLDGYKLLLEDGSWILIRPSGTEPKMRLYAETPTSGRLESLLDAGSELIVAHREQEC from the coding sequence ATGAGTCGGATAGCCTTCGGAACTGGCGGCTGGCGAGCGACGCGAGAACGCTTTACGGACGAGAACGTTCGAATGGTTGGGCAGGGGGTCGCAACGTATCTCACGGAAACGCAAGGAGTAGAACCATCCGAGAAACCGGTCGCTGTCGGTTACGACGCCAGAGAAACATCAGCTGACGCTGCAGCGAGTCTCGCGGACGTCCTCTCGAGTAATGGGTTCGATGTCCTGCTCACTAATAGGGATCTGCCAACCCCTGTAATCGCCTATTCGGTCGTCAACCGGGATCTCGCTGGTGCCCTCATCGTAACGGCCTCACACAACCCGCCGGAATACAACGGCGTGAAGTTCGTTCCCGGTGATGCAAAATCTGCGGTTCCCTCAATCACTGACGCGATAGAAGCTCATATCGCGCCTCCAAAGGTCTTCCCGGAGGAGAAACACGGCACTGTCAGCCGCTTCAATCCTGTTGACTCCCACAGGACTCATGCACTTGAACTCACTGACCGGTACTTCGACACCGACCTCTCTAACCTCACCGTCGTCTACGACGCGATCCACGGTAGTGGTCGGGGTATTACCGACGAGTTACTCGAGTCCGCCGGTGCGACGGTCATCCGCCACCGCTGCGATCGCGATCCGACGTTCGGTGGGAATGCACCTGAACCGAATCCCGAAACGCTCGCCGAGTTGCCGGGGATTGTCGACGCGCACGACGCTGATCTCGGCATCGCGAACGACGGCGATGCCGACCGAATCACGGTTTGTACCCCCGATAGAGGGGTACTAAGCGGTCATCTTCTCTTCGCAACAATTTACGAGGCGCTGCTTGGGGATGCATCAGTGACGGGGTCCGCTATTCGGACAGTCTCAACAACGTTCCTAATTGACCGAATCGCAGACATGCACGGGACTGAAGTGCACGAAGTTCCAGTCGGCTTCAAGTGGATCGCAGACGGTATGGCGACGTACAACGGCCTTTTTGGTGGCGAGGAGTCAGGCGGCTTCACCATTGACGGTCACATCGGCACAAAAGACGGCGTGCTTGTCGCGTTGCTGGCCGCCGCGGTGGCTTCGAGCGAACCGATCGACAGCAGGCTTGACCGCCTTTTCGAAACCTACGGCGAAATCCATGCTGACAAGGTTAGTGTCGATTGCCCTGACGAGCAGAAAGATGCTGTCATCTCATCTCTCGAAGCGGAACTTCCTGATATTGTTGCCGGCCAGTCCGTGGTTGACACTGTTTCTCTCGATGGCTATAAACTACTCCTTGAGGATGGCTCCTGGATCCTCATCCGACCGAGCGGAACTGAACCAAAGATGCGGTTGTACGCTGAGACGCCCACAAGCGGCCGACTTGAGTCGTTGCTCGACGCCGGTAGCGAACTTATTGTGGCTCACCGCGAGCAGGAATGCTAA
- a CDS encoding NAD(P)/FAD-dependent oxidoreductase: protein MTNSQINEKTVIVIGAGVAGCHTALELATDHDVVILDRSGIAAGATGLSAGIVAPTLFYGDLPDVAHYTNDFFQKLDGTQEFDFIERDRLDFVAKADEDHERQRAAELAQNGFPVSYLEPHEVTKRYPQFNLESFVGAVHYGDTGWVDPYTYTTVLKALAEEKGAVFETGIEVENIVVEGGKVVGVDTNNGHYESSTVVVAAGWRTRELLPAEVNIPIRPYRTQCAILDPNESLESDFPLGRIRTEHLYFRPEENGDLLIGGSHHTVDDPTQSSSDADESFILEVADYVPELVDGFESAELVNGWAGIDTATPDTRPIIDAPIDAPDNLIIATGFNGMGIMASPIVGPIVRQRLTGENATFSTEAFDADRFGELGTEFEYVSTSDI from the coding sequence ATGACAAACAGTCAAATTAATGAAAAAACAGTAATCGTAATTGGTGCAGGAGTTGCTGGGTGTCATACGGCATTAGAACTTGCCACTGATCACGATGTTGTTATATTAGATCGTAGTGGTATAGCTGCAGGAGCAACAGGTCTTTCAGCCGGAATTGTCGCACCGACACTCTTCTATGGAGACCTTCCCGATGTTGCTCACTATACGAATGATTTTTTCCAAAAGCTTGACGGTACCCAAGAGTTCGATTTCATTGAGCGAGATCGACTTGATTTTGTTGCCAAAGCTGATGAAGATCATGAACGACAACGGGCTGCCGAACTCGCCCAGAATGGGTTTCCTGTTTCATACCTTGAACCACACGAAGTCACCAAACGATATCCGCAGTTTAATCTCGAATCCTTTGTAGGGGCTGTCCACTACGGAGATACCGGTTGGGTAGATCCTTATACCTATACAACTGTTCTGAAGGCTCTTGCAGAAGAAAAAGGCGCCGTGTTCGAGACTGGTATCGAAGTAGAAAATATCGTTGTTGAAGGTGGGAAGGTCGTTGGTGTCGATACAAATAACGGTCATTATGAATCATCGACAGTAGTTGTTGCAGCAGGGTGGCGTACACGAGAGCTTTTACCTGCTGAGGTTAATATACCTATTCGACCATATCGAACACAATGTGCTATTCTTGATCCAAATGAATCATTAGAGAGTGATTTTCCCTTAGGAAGAATCAGAACAGAACATCTGTACTTTCGACCGGAAGAAAATGGTGATTTGCTAATCGGAGGTAGTCATCACACAGTTGATGATCCAACACAAAGTTCGAGTGATGCAGATGAATCATTTATCCTCGAGGTTGCGGACTATGTTCCGGAACTTGTTGATGGATTCGAGAGTGCTGAACTGGTCAACGGATGGGCTGGCATTGACACTGCAACACCAGATACGCGACCGATAATTGATGCTCCGATAGATGCCCCAGATAACCTCATAATTGCCACAGGATTTAATGGAATGGGAATTATGGCTTCTCCTATTGTTGGTCCTATTGTCCGTCAGCGTCTAACTGGTGAAAACGCTACTTTTTCGACGGAAGCCTTCGATGCGGATCGGTTTGGAGAACTAGGTACTGAGTTTGAATACGTATCCACGTCTGATATTTAA
- a CDS encoding aspartate aminotransferase family protein has protein sequence MSLGDEEHEHDHAELLRERTPSSEAFHERAAAVTPLGVESNVRAFDPYPFYVDEADGSYVYDIDDNEYLDFLLALGPTILGHGHPEVREAVKAQVDTADLTATPQPIAIEFMEKIAELTPSIESVRLANSGSEATMHAMRVARSYTGRDMIAKPEGGYAGAHDYALQSVYASEEALGPADRPNTVSYGTGIPDVISDTVVAFPFNDKEATEDILREYADDLAAVIIEPVMFSAGCLKPRDGYHEFLRELTEELDIILIWDEVMTGFRLGLGSAQERFGVTPDMTTFAKVAGGGYQTGGFGGKAEIMAEIEPPEKKEDEKWHASAFHGGTYNGHPVSAAAGLKTLEILEREDVYDHIEQMGEKLFGGLQEVADDVGLPVNVQNVGSMGQVYMTDADIHSYRDSWKANEEQFADWWLEAAGRGVLFGNPMQGERFFTTYTHTEEEIDHALEIAEEAFRAVNHPYDG, from the coding sequence ATGAGCCTTGGTGACGAGGAGCACGAGCACGATCATGCTGAATTGCTGCGCGAACGAACACCCTCAAGCGAAGCGTTTCACGAGCGCGCTGCAGCGGTGACACCGCTGGGAGTCGAATCAAACGTTCGGGCGTTCGATCCGTACCCCTTCTACGTCGACGAAGCGGATGGGTCGTACGTATACGATATCGACGACAACGAATATCTCGATTTCCTGTTGGCACTGGGTCCAACTATCCTCGGCCACGGTCATCCAGAGGTTCGTGAGGCAGTGAAAGCACAGGTCGACACTGCAGATCTGACGGCGACGCCGCAACCGATCGCAATCGAGTTTATGGAAAAAATCGCCGAGTTGACGCCGAGTATCGAATCGGTTCGACTGGCGAACAGCGGTTCCGAGGCGACGATGCATGCCATGCGCGTCGCTCGTTCGTATACCGGGCGAGATATGATCGCCAAACCTGAAGGCGGATACGCGGGCGCACATGACTACGCGCTCCAAAGCGTGTACGCCAGCGAGGAGGCGCTCGGTCCTGCAGATCGGCCAAACACCGTTTCATACGGGACGGGTATTCCGGACGTGATTAGCGACACCGTTGTCGCGTTCCCGTTCAATGATAAGGAAGCGACCGAAGATATCCTCCGTGAATACGCCGACGATCTCGCGGCGGTGATTATCGAACCCGTGATGTTCTCGGCGGGTTGTCTCAAGCCCCGCGACGGCTATCACGAGTTCCTCCGCGAACTCACCGAAGAGCTCGATATTATCCTCATCTGGGATGAGGTGATGACCGGCTTTCGACTCGGTCTCGGAAGCGCACAGGAGCGATTCGGCGTCACACCCGACATGACTACCTTCGCCAAGGTTGCCGGAGGGGGCTACCAGACCGGCGGATTTGGTGGTAAAGCCGAAATCATGGCCGAAATCGAGCCGCCGGAAAAAAAGGAAGACGAGAAATGGCATGCCTCCGCGTTCCACGGTGGGACTTACAACGGCCATCCAGTCTCTGCCGCAGCCGGTCTGAAGACTCTCGAAATATTGGAGCGAGAGGACGTCTACGATCACATCGAACAAATGGGTGAGAAACTCTTCGGTGGTCTCCAAGAGGTCGCTGACGACGTCGGGCTTCCAGTCAACGTCCAGAACGTCGGCTCGATGGGGCAAGTCTATATGACCGACGCGGATATCCACTCCTACCGCGACAGCTGGAAGGCAAACGAAGAACAGTTCGCCGATTGGTGGCTCGAGGCCGCCGGACGCGGCGTGCTATTTGGCAACCCGATGCAGGGTGAGCGTTTCTTCACGACGTATACCCACACCGAGGAGGAAATCGACCACGCGCTGGAGATAGCTGAGGAAGCGTTCCGTGCAGTCAATCATCCGTACGACGGTTAA
- a CDS encoding ABC transporter permease, whose protein sequence is MSLADSDDLSIGQRFRRARSRIFEYGTIGLAIQALLVYLFLYIPIIVVVALSFNNSRYAVVWEGFTTEWYRALLAGETVARVNPAAAFNSLLYSIEIAIVTVVVSTVFGTMLAFALDRYEFPGKGLFLGLVYMPIIIPSIVMGISLLLFFNMIGMSLGVHTAMIAHISFGISFVAVVVAARLRSFDRTLEEAAQDLGANELETFRYVTFPAIKPGVIAGSLLAFAMSFDDFVVTFFVIGNENTLPIFFFSMVRQGISPGVNVVATLILVVTMFLVALAQWIEGPTW, encoded by the coding sequence ATGAGTCTCGCCGATAGCGACGACCTTTCGATTGGACAACGGTTCCGCCGGGCCCGTTCTCGTATCTTCGAATACGGGACGATTGGTCTTGCAATTCAGGCGCTGTTGGTATACCTGTTCCTCTACATTCCAATCATTGTTGTCGTTGCCCTCTCGTTCAATAACTCGCGGTACGCCGTCGTCTGGGAAGGATTCACGACTGAGTGGTACCGGGCACTGCTGGCGGGCGAAACCGTCGCACGAGTTAATCCTGCCGCCGCATTCAACTCGCTATTGTACTCGATTGAAATCGCCATCGTCACGGTCGTCGTCAGCACCGTCTTTGGGACGATGCTTGCCTTTGCGCTCGATCGATACGAGTTCCCCGGAAAAGGCCTGTTCCTCGGACTCGTTTACATGCCGATCATCATTCCCAGCATCGTCATGGGTATTTCGTTGTTATTGTTCTTCAACATGATCGGGATGAGCTTGGGTGTCCACACGGCAATGATTGCACATATCTCGTTTGGCATTAGCTTTGTCGCCGTCGTCGTCGCCGCTAGGCTTCGGAGCTTTGACCGGACGCTCGAAGAGGCGGCACAGGATCTCGGTGCAAACGAACTCGAGACGTTCCGATACGTGACATTCCCAGCGATTAAACCGGGTGTGATAGCCGGATCGTTACTCGCGTTCGCGATGAGCTTCGACGACTTCGTGGTCACTTTCTTTGTGATCGGGAACGAAAATACCCTCCCGATTTTCTTTTTCTCGATGGTTCGACAGGGGATCTCCCCCGGCGTCAACGTCGTCGCGACACTGATCCTGGTAGTGACCATGTTCCTTGTCGCACTTGCACAGTGGATCGAAGGGCCGACCTGGTAA
- a CDS encoding ABC transporter substrate-binding protein yields MTETREHSSYDRRTVLGAAGSVGLVGTAGCLTDWFGTDTAGDEAEDSLNIFQWGDYWPDGFVQSFEDEYDIDVNVSNFTSNEEMFNALNAGGTDQYDLIFPSDYMVNVLHEQEMIQPIDLDRLSNFGNLSQMFRDAPYDPGDDRYSVPYQWGTSGIGWNENLIGDVEITSWEAMWDEEWAGQMTMLDDMRESIGAALKLLGYSLNTTDEDEIEEAKELLIQQKDLLRTYKSSGFGTDLINEENSPVHGWSGEIMASMWETEDEDEGSPINYIIPEEGSVVWVDTAAITSEAQSPNAAHEFIDYFLDAENGAEVTNYTYYGSPNEAAEEHIYDEILDDETIYPDDDTMDELEYIENIGDATTIYDEAWTEITNA; encoded by the coding sequence ATGACTGAGACGCGTGAACATAGTTCATATGATAGGCGAACGGTCCTCGGCGCGGCAGGATCGGTTGGACTCGTTGGGACTGCGGGCTGTCTCACTGACTGGTTCGGTACCGACACAGCTGGTGACGAAGCGGAGGACTCGCTCAATATCTTTCAGTGGGGAGATTACTGGCCGGACGGCTTCGTCCAGAGTTTTGAGGACGAATACGATATCGACGTGAACGTCTCGAACTTCACCTCGAACGAAGAGATGTTCAACGCCCTCAACGCAGGTGGGACCGATCAGTACGATCTCATCTTCCCGAGTGATTACATGGTGAACGTTCTTCATGAACAAGAGATGATCCAGCCGATCGATCTTGATCGGCTCTCGAATTTCGGGAATCTCTCGCAGATGTTTCGGGATGCACCGTACGATCCCGGTGACGATCGGTACTCGGTACCGTATCAGTGGGGGACTTCTGGAATTGGTTGGAACGAAAATCTGATTGGGGACGTCGAGATCACTTCTTGGGAGGCAATGTGGGACGAAGAGTGGGCCGGCCAGATGACGATGCTTGATGATATGCGCGAGAGTATCGGTGCCGCGCTCAAGTTGTTGGGATACTCATTGAACACGACCGACGAAGACGAAATTGAAGAGGCTAAAGAACTACTTATTCAACAGAAAGATCTCCTCAGAACATACAAATCGAGTGGATTCGGAACCGATCTGATCAATGAGGAAAACAGTCCTGTCCACGGCTGGTCCGGAGAAATTATGGCATCGATGTGGGAAACCGAGGATGAAGACGAAGGTTCTCCGATTAACTATATAATCCCGGAAGAGGGAAGCGTCGTCTGGGTCGACACTGCAGCGATCACCTCGGAAGCACAGTCCCCGAACGCCGCTCACGAGTTCATCGATTATTTCCTTGATGCTGAAAATGGGGCTGAGGTCACAAACTATACTTACTACGGTAGTCCAAACGAGGCGGCCGAGGAGCACATCTACGACGAGATTCTCGACGACGAGACCATCTACCCCGATGACGATACGATGGATGAACTCGAATATATCGAGAATATTGGCGACGCAACCACAATCTACGACGAAGCGTGGACTGAAATAACAAACGCGTGA